In Chloroflexota bacterium, the DNA window AGCTGCAGGCCATGGCTTACCGCTATCAGATGGACAATGTCCGCTATCCATACACCACACCTCCCCTTGCTGTGGACTCGCTGAGCGAATATATGGTCATCGATCACAGCCGCTGCATCCTCTGTGGCAGGTGCGTGCGGCTCTGTGGAGAGATAGAAGCCAATCATACGCTGGATTTCGCCAAGCGAGGCTGGAAGACCATAGTTTCCGCTGACCTGGCCCATTCGCTGGGCGGGTCATCCTGCACTCAGTGTGGTGCCTGCATGCAAGCTTGTCCTACAGGAGCTATCTTCTCCAAGCTCAGTCTCTACAAGACAAGGCCAAAGGATTGCCAGCAGGTGAATACTGTGTGCCCCATCTGTGCAGTAGGCTGCGAACTGACCGTTTTGACCAAAGATAACAACGTGGTGATGATTCAAGCGCCACAGCCTACAGGAGAGAAGGGCCCCCTCTGCCGTATGGGTCGCTTCGAATTGCTGGCCAATGGCCACAAGAGGATAACTTCTCCCATGATAAGGGACAAGGAAGGCAAACTGAAGGAATGTACTTTGGATGAGGCGCTGGAGGCAGCCGCCAGCAGAATGAAGAAACTGGGCAAGAACTTCACTGGCGTCATATCGGCGAGGCTTCCCAGCGAGACCATCTCCCTGTTCTGCCAATTCATGAGACAAGCAGTAGGCAGCAGCAGGATTGATACGATGGGTGGCGAAGCCTACCGGGCGATCGCCGAAGGTAACAAGGCCTTTAACAAGAAAGGCGATGGCCTGGACACCGAGTGTTCCCTCGACGAGATTCTCAAGTCGGACTGCATCGTGCTAGTGGGTGCAGATCCGGTTAAGACGCATCCCATTGTGGCATCGTTCATCCGACGGGCACTAGACCAAAACAAGGCAAAGCTGATAGTGATTGATGCAGCGAATGATGTAATGCCTTTAAGGCGTAATCAATGGCTGAGGCCGAAGGCAGGCACCGAAGGAATCCTGCTGAACGGCCTGATAAACGCCATTGTCAACAAAGGATCGGTCAAAGGAAGAGAGCCGTCAGCAAAACTCGTTCAGTCACTTTCTCAGTATGATGCCAGCAGGGTTTACGCCGAGACAGGCATAGAAGCAGCCGACGTGGAGCTGGCAGCAGAGACCTATGGCAAAGCCAAGCAGGCAATCATCATATATGGCCAAGGAGTATGGCATACTAAGGACACTGGTTTGGTCATAAGCCTACTGACCTTGGCCGACCTCACGGGAAACCGCGAGGGAGATCATTCAAGAGTAATCTCCTTGAAACCAGCAGCCAACAGTCGCGGCGCCTGGCAAATGGGGGCAGCAGCCAAAGATCTGTCCCTGAATCATGTGCAGGGGTTGTACCTTCTTATTTCGGATGAGCAAGTGGACAACGATGAAGTGCTCGGTTGGCTGCGGACAATCGAT includes these proteins:
- a CDS encoding molybdopterin-dependent oxidoreductase: MKEISLTIDGKKVSGLDGDTILDVCRANGIYVPTLCELKGLTNVGACRMCVVDIEGERRPNPSCTYPARDGLVVSTNTEKLEKYRRLILELMFTEKNHFCMFCEKSGDCELQAMAYRYQMDNVRYPYTTPPLAVDSLSEYMVIDHSRCILCGRCVRLCGEIEANHTLDFAKRGWKTIVSADLAHSLGGSSCTQCGACMQACPTGAIFSKLSLYKTRPKDCQQVNTVCPICAVGCELTVLTKDNNVVMIQAPQPTGEKGPLCRMGRFELLANGHKRITSPMIRDKEGKLKECTLDEALEAAASRMKKLGKNFTGVISARLPSETISLFCQFMRQAVGSSRIDTMGGEAYRAIAEGNKAFNKKGDGLDTECSLDEILKSDCIVLVGADPVKTHPIVASFIRRALDQNKAKLIVIDAANDVMPLRRNQWLRPKAGTEGILLNGLINAIVNKGSVKGREPSAKLVQSLSQYDASRVYAETGIEAADVELAAETYGKAKQAIIIYGQGVWHTKDTGLVISLLTLADLTGNREGDHSRVISLKPAANSRGAWQMGAAAKDLSLNHVQGLYLLISDEQVDNDEVLGWLRTIDFLVVQASYRSAVTSMADVVLPSPIWAERDGGQYVSMDGHVARSQKVIEPKKGLLQDQEILRDLSKKLGYELGSSQEVSCGQT